The DNA segment aaatcataaaaacattattaaggCGTAATATCGTGGGCCTGAACGGAGTCTATTTAAGTAGCTTCTCAGTGACATCCTATACAGACTGTGGCAATAGTTCCTTTTGCAGAAATGAGCTATCATCTTCTATACTATTTCAGAAGTATAAAGACCTTTAACCTTTTAGAGAACACTTTCAGTTAACTCACTTCCAGAGATCTGTCATGCCGGAAACCCCATACACACGCAGCTACTGAAACAGGGGACACGAAGAACAATGGCATGAAAACCAAGAGCCAAAAGTAGCGGCTTCCTCGTTCAATTCGATCACAGACAAGAACTTCAAACATAAGCAGCAGTAAGTGTATCCCCACAGCAATGAGCATAGCTTTAAACTCCACACAGGTTTCACCTTCTGCCCTGTAGtgttgggaagaaaaaaaaaaaaaaaagaggatttaAATTGCATAGTCATCATTTGCAGGATCCTCTTTgcattcaatatttattttccatctgTCAGTCTCTTGCCTTGCAGGAGATACATTTGCCCAGACGCATCTACAGATCAACCATTCAAGTGTGTTTGTGCTCCCCTACAGCTCTCATGAGATTTCCAGGGGTCTTAAAAAACACGCACAGGATGGGATCCCGCTGATTTCATTCAGTGCTGTCCTGTCAGGGGGCagatgcatatgggggatacTGCAGAATCCCTCCGTGCATTTGGAAGGGGAACCCTTTAAATTTGTTTGGATtactcagctatcatatccaTTAAAGTACATAGGATGTCCAAAGATTCCTCTTAAGATACATGAATGaggaaatataaaacaattcatGTATCAGGATGGAATGTTACTGTTACGGGGGACACAATACTAATCTGGTGAAATCTATAGTAAGAATCAAGCGCTTCTTGCCGGATAGGCCGACAAGGGTTGTGCCTATTCTGTTCCGCAAACTCCTTTAATGTATAAACCAGGTGAGTTTAACATCTCTGGTTTCATTATATAACATAAAGGGTCAATACCTGTTGCATTTCTATTAATTGGTAAGGCGACTCTCAAGAAATCCCTTAGAAATGTACTTAGCAGGGCCAAATCAGATAAGTGTAGTCAATGTGTGGCGCTTTCTTAGAAGTCATCTCCTTGCAGAAGAAGACTTGGCCTTTTGGAACGCACTGAAATCTGCAATTCTCCAGCAAATGCCAAGCTTAGTGCATCCACCCCTAAAGTGTCACAGCATCAGGTTATGGGCTTACAGTTATCTTTGCACCATACCTGTATTGAGGGTTCTTTGCCCAAACGCCAGTGCCCACTGAGGCTCCCACGATCACCATCAACTTCCAAAGCCATACCGGTGTAAAGACTGCCCAATAACTCCACTGAATGATCCCATCCAGGCGCAGAGAGAGGAGAACGGAGAATAGCAGGAGACACGCGTAAATTAGGAATTTGCTGCAAAATAGGAAACAGGATAAAGTTCCGAGCTGCCGCAATAACACACTAATGTCATGCAATGCGTTTCATAAATTAAATCGTTATCAGCCTTATCCATGTCAGAATAATGCCATTTACATTATCAACATTATACATTGCAACGTACTCTTTGAACATATTAACGAAGGACTTTACACACCCGAAAtccattttacacattttatagatatagcataatccataaaaaaaaaaatatatatatatatacataaaaaaaaggagccaatcagtggcaggaaagctctTTTCCGTGCATACGCTCATGGGGGCTTGACAGACCCCTGCCCACAGCATTCGCTGTGttagcgctggagctgactgggggGATATTTgatggcggcagcagcagcagcggctgaacacatctcctacgTGGGAAATTTTTGGTTCGGCAGAACCCCCCATGAATTTTTGAAGTAAAGGCTCGATATAATAGTATGATGTACATATCATTTACACAGAGATCTgaagaaataatacatttatttacagagtAACTTGGCATATTTCAGCCATACTCAGacatgtcacacacacacacagatatatatatacacatacatacacatagtgacacaaatatatatatattatatatatataatatatatatttgtgtcactatgtgtatgtatacatcttTAAGTGTCactatataatttttatgtgcCACTATATATCTTTAGTGACACGtgcatatattatgtatatttttaagcgTGAGAAGGTATTTTAATGCCCTGTTCTGGGgacctgcatgattattcctccccattaagtcgTTAGACCAGTTTATTAAACTGTTCCTGCCTTTGGTAAAAGCTGATTTGCAAGTTATTGTTGGGAAGGATACAGAACTGTCTGTAGTTGGCACCGAAGGCTTGTGACTACTGACTGCGTCCACCCTTGCCGGAGACGGAGCCACATTCCCCTGCCGCTCACTTACAGCAGCCAAAAGACGTCACGATGGCTCCGGGAGTCTCTTCTTTAGATGCCCATCACCTCCCATGGCAGCCACTATTAGTGACACATCCGTGGTCTCTGCCCGAAACTACCCTCGGGTTACTCTTACATGTAGCTCTTCCCACCTAGGCCTCATCTCCGGGACCCTGCCTTTCCCTGCCCTCCGAACCAGGCCTTATCCTCTACCGGTGTCACTACAAGTCGTACTGTTCCCTCGCCCTCACAGCACTCTACAGACCCTCGTAACTAGGCCTCACGTCCTCGGCCCTCTCCTGGTCTCTCTACCGCACTGAAGCACTCATCCCTCCAGGCTTTCCTCCCTAAGCTCAGCGTCCGTTTCCCGTCCGGTTTCTGTGTCGTTACACCCCTCTTACGACTGCCTCACCTGGGGTTGAAGTCCTGAAAAAGGCCCCTGAGATTCATGTTGCGATCCCAGCTCCGCTCTCACCACTGCTCCGACATTGCGCCCAGCAGCTGCTGCCTCGGCCGCCGTAAATACAGGAAAAGGAGCGCAAGCTTACTTACACAAACAGGCTGCCAGAACGCTGGTGAGCGTGTATTTACATCAATACGTACATAACCCATACAAACCTGTAGCGAGGGGAAATccgtgtataataataataataataataataacaatcacaACAATATTAGTAATGTCTACCTTAATTGTATATCCATTATAGAAGGAACCGCTTTTGACAATAAATTAACAATTACATGTAACACCCAACTGTCCCTTTTTGGGAAGGACAGTTCCTCTTTGAGACCAAAAGCTACTCCTTTTTCCTCTTTCTATGCCTCTTGCTCAGAAAGTTTGCTATTTATCAAAGTGTTCTAGAGTCCTAAAAAGCTCCAATAATGTGCATGGAAACCGCAGGGAAGATTATGTAAAgctatattactattattattattttgttaatcaTATATGGCAACCATCATCCTGACTCAAGAAagctggaatatgatgtcatgaagGTTGTGCCAACTTGGCAAGTCCTCCATAGCAAAGATAGGGCTGTtttggagatcagagatctccccttTCACTGGCCATTTGAGTGGCTGCACACTATATGGCCGGATCCcccaagagggcaatctgcctcCTGGTCTCTCTGcccctgccaccctaggcagcATAGGCCGTTATAAGTCGCAGCGCCAACTGCATGAAAGCCACACAGGAGCCACGTTCCTTTGCCATGTTTTTTACTGCATCCTCTAAAAGTGTCCTCTTTGGCAGGTTGAAATGTTGAGGGGAGTTAAACGGGTTAATGCCCCTTCCCAATCCTGTTGTTTGAAATTAGCGATGGCTTTTAAACAATACCCGAGGGCATCTGTGCTGTTGCGGTGGCTTTTGAGATCTACATCCCCTAATTAGAAGTCGTATGATTGCATTTACTCTGCCTCTCTCGTGTGTCCTGTATTCCTCCGGGGTCTCTCGCATTCTAAAATCTACCAACTTCCATTTAACAAACACAAACAGGCAAATCATTTGATGATAGATAGGACCCttttagcccatctagtctgctgcaaaagactcagaccttaatcattcctcagtcttgtcttagattcaggataaccatatgcctatcccatgcatgcttacattccctcactgtattagccgctaccacttctgctggaaggctgtcccacttatctaccaccctctctgtaaagtaagcAATTCTTACATTACACCGAAGttcctttggaaaaaaaacttccttCCTGTACTTTGTTTAGACAGCGTTACTTTCaccataaatgtttttaaagaggCACTAAAGTACTCTTCGAACCGTCAGGGTGTATGGAAAggaaaatgtgggtttttttgtgttagcATCATTAAGTTCTATCCAGCTGCACAGGAGTTAAATTAAGAAGTTAAATGTTGTGACACATGCCTGACTGAGCCAATCACAGTCTCTCAATCGTGATCTAATCCTGAGAATGCTGCAATGGACCAATCAGACAGCAGCCAGTCCCGTGATCAGTCCATGGAGACGCATTAACCATGGAGAAGTGTTACACGGCGCTGCTGTGTATTAGTCTATTCCAGTAGATGGTATAGAGGGTCATTTTCCCCCACTATGGCCGCCCTGGGCGCCTGCGCAGTGCGGCTCCTAATCCTGTTGCTTGTCTCTGGTTATGTTACAGATGGAGAAGCAGCTCCTTGTAGGAAGCGAAGTCTGCAGCAGGACCCTATAACAGGTTATGTGCTTTAAACCTTATAAGATGTACTgttgtaaggatgttttactttactgagagggtggtagataagtggaacagcctcccagctgcaGACAGGGGGAGGGGGCAAATGGCTTGTATCTTGTTGCTGTTACATTGCTTACTTGCTACATTGTAATGCATCAATATGTTGcataaaagaataaagaaagtGTACAGCGCTACAAAGTGACAAACACCACCGTGAAacttgaaaaataaatcatacgAACCCCTTGGggaaaaaacatgtataaattcATATCACAAATAGTGAAAAAAACAGCATATCCTTAAGTTAAGCGTCCAGCACAAAAACCAGGAAGTAAAATGTCATATTCTGAAATGTGAAATATAACCTGAAcactaaagaaaagaaaacaggaatgtcagcaaaaatggaagaaacaataaaataaagtaaaaaatacaagCACTGAATTAGGAAAaatatgtcatttatttattaaacaaattaaaaataaggaaataataaaaagacaagCAACATATATGTTAAGTATATTCATTGTGGTAGAAGAACACttgtatacgtatatatatatatatatatatatatatatatatatatgtaaaaagtaaACATGTACAAGAGAATAAGAttagagaataaataaaaatgtatgcacCTTTATACAAACACACTATCTGCACAATAGTGCACCCGGCCgggaaaacacaaaagaatgagGTGCTGCTTAGAAAGCCAGTTACAGTTGGCTACGATTCCATCCGTTCGCTAATTAGCATCACAAATGCTCAGATGGAGGGCCAGTGTTGGTGTCATATAAACTGGTGAGAAGAACCCCAGACCATCTCCACAACCCCCCAAACTCCAGCTTAAGAGAAATATACTATTTTATAATGTCTTATTTATTCAAGACCCTCAGATATTACAGACCTAAAGGCTACGTCCTTTATTAACGAGTCAATGAAGCTTGGGAGCCAAATTCTAAGCGGATAAAAAGCTAAAACTCTTAAGAAACATCTTTAAAAACTTCTGTGCAGAATTAACAGTAATTTCCACAAATTCATCTAAAAATAATTAGTTTTATGCAATGTGTATAGAATAATTTAACTTCATCCTATTCATTTATACAACTATTGCTTATTGAATAGGTTTTATTTTGAGTtctttttgtgattttattgGAATTAGGGTTTAGTAAAATATGCTTTACACACTTATTGCTGTATCCTGATGATATATTTTGTGTTCAGGCGGTATGAATGTACTTTTGCTAATTGTGGATGATCTGCGGACGAGCCTTGGCTGTTACGGTGATGGCCTTGTGAAGTCTCCTAACATTGATCAGTTGGCTTCTCAGAGCGTTGTATTTACTAATGCTTATGCCCAGGTAAGACATCACAGTGTTTGGGGAGGGACTGCTCGTCGCTGTATCATTAAGTAACACAATCTGTTTGAAATAGTTTACCAAGAAAGAGAAATTAAGACAGTGTACTCAAAGAAAGCTTTATTATTGGCCAAAGCTTCACTTAAGTAGCCAAGATCGCTTACACTCCTTAGTTCTAATGTTTAGCATCATAGATTTGGCTGTAGCAATGGTATAAATGCTTGTTATTTTTCTCCTGGCTGCCTAATGCCAGAGCAGATATGCCTCCTGGGGTGGTTGGATACGACGTCACAACCCCAAACTACCCCTGTTGCTTTTTTCTTAGCGAATGGTGGTGGGGCAGGGAGATATTTGCCTCTAGTGGTCTTGTTCCCAGGTTTGCTAAGTGCTGGGAAATAAGGtcagttatgacatcatatcagtGAGCAGTATTACGCACATGTCACCTTGCTCCTCCACTAGGTATCTAGGTAATTGTGATGAAGACTACTCGGCACCCTTAGCCTCCAGTGAGGAAACCAACGAGTGAGCACAAGGGAAATGTTATTGATCAGACAAGCAGTAATGTCCTTGGACTATACTTAATGACACCATTTAACATTCTTTTGGGTCTAATAAAATACTATACTTAAGGGCTACTGAATAAGCAGTCTATGaatgactttttttgtttgtttgtacaaTCCTTTGACGTTGATTGATTTAAGCATCAATAATGGCTGCTTTCCTGTTCTGTTGTAGCAAGCAGTGTGTGCTCCCAGCAGAGTATCTTTCCTTACGGGAAGGAGGCCGAACACAACCAGGTTGTTTGACTTTAATTCCTACTGGAGAAAGCATGCCGGGAACTACTCCACTCTTCCGCAGTACTTTAAAGAACATGGCTATGAAGCTCTGTCAGTGGGTAAAGTGTTCCATCCAGGTAAGCCACATCTGGATCATTTTCTTGATTATTTGTAGATGTTTGTGTAGGTCTGCATCAGAAACATCCTGGCACCAGAGACTATTTCCAAAGAAACAAGCACATGTTTAAAGGGCCCTTTGCGTACTACAAACACAACTGATTGCAAAAAATAGCCAGGTCCACTTTGCCTTCAAAGGAAACAAATGAGAGCGGGTTTCATTCAATCCAACCAGACAGGAAAACAAGTTAAGGTGAAATACCGATAACGATAATTCATCAAAGCCAATTATGGCAATAGAGTTGTGATTTCAGGCTTGCATGTGGAATTCAATCATGCATTGGGTAGGTATAAGGgtattatatgaatataaaacaaggaGGACATAGGGTTTaatgtttttacagcaggaagatgggcagactagatgggccatcCGATTTTATATTCCTATTTTAATAAAGGGCCATCCCTGGTAAATATGTCTACTAGAAGATTTTAAGTGGGACCCTATttacctagattgtaagcaccTTTGCGCAGGGTgcgcctcacctgttgtttctgtaagtcaaattgtcaCAATACtatatgtcctgtctaccctttgtacagcgctatggaatttgatggcgctttataaaacaataaataatacattattattatctgtttgtcttagtctgtcaattcaaCGGCAACTCTCCAGCAAACATCCTGCTGAATgtctttttagtaaataaactccATTGACTTGGTTGTAGTGGTAATTATGGTTATTATCGCTTTGAAGCTCTTATTTCACATAGATGCGCATGCTGATTAGTGGCATCTATGTGACTTGTGATTGTCACAAAGGAAACACATGCAGAATGTTTCAGATATTGGCAAGGAAGAGGAACGGAGCACTGCTgtgtatctgtgctgtgtatcAATTGGAGTCttggcttttttgttttattatgagAAATTAACAATGCTCTTTTCTGTTCTAATCAGCATCCCTGCCATTTgatacacaaatataaatatatacttttcccCCCCTTCCTTTCTGTTTAGGTATTTCATCCAATCACTCGGACGATTACCCATACAGCTGGTCAATACGTCCATATCATCCTTCTTCTGAaatgtatgaaaacaaaaaggtaCAAATGAATTTTTACAATACATCCTGACGATGTATAATGATTTCTTTCCTAAAGTCATTTTTATGTTCTGCACAGAACTGTAAGGGTGAAGATGGCAAGCTACATGCAAACCTAGTATGTCCAGTGGACGTCTCTGAAGTTCCAGAAGGAACGTTACCTGATatacaaagcacaaaagaagcaATACGACTCTTGAGAACCGTCAAAAAGAAtaattcttctttctttcttgccGTTGGCTACCATAAACCACACATTCCATTTCGATTTCCAAAAGTAAGATAGTTTACTTCTGTTAATGAGGttttaaagtagaaaaaaacccTCTTTTTTGTAACTGCTGCCATTGTTGACAGTAATATTGTGATATAcaagtgatattttgggtgtcaTTCCCACCTCAAAAACCACACTGACCTGATTCTAATGCGAATGAAGCCCATTCCGTCACAGATTTCATTAAAGTGATCGGGACTGAACTAATTATTTCTTTACCGCATGCAGCATGGTAgagagtatttttttattacaagtaagggggggggtgtatgaTTTTATCCATTGCCGTTCCCACCCTAATGTCATTTTCACAACCTATAGTCTACAAAGTGAAATCCTGATTTTTAGACACAAATTTGGGACTATTAAATATTGAGCCCGATACCAAGGATCAGCAGCATGGAAGCAATAGGCAGCATTGGAATATTTAAgcctttttattgtgtttttttattcttccccAGGAGTTCCTAAAGCTATATCCCATTGAAAATGTTTCTCTGGCACCTGACCCATACATTCCAAAGAACCTTCCTCTGGTTGCCTACAACCCGTGGACAGATATTCGGAAACGTGAAGATGTACAGGCATTAAATATCAGTTTTCCATTTGGTCCTATACCTAAAAATTTCCAGGTAAGAgatgtattttttctattaataaagTGAAGTACttaaatgttgaaaaaaaagagaaaatgccCATCTAGAAACATGTTCTTGTGTAAGAataatgctgttttttgtaactttggtaaaaaaaaaataataataataaaaaaatcattctaTGATCAGTTTATTTATGAATCACCAGCGTATTCGATTACAATGGTATGGTATTATGTGGGATACCATAATGGGATTACATTGTAGAGATTACAGTGGGATGCTATTTATCTGGATTATCTCAATGGTTATTTTGGGCATAAATCATTGGGAAATGAACCCTAAATTGTACATCTTATTAGTGGTATTTTAAGTTAGTATAGACCCAGGAGGTGAAAGGTTGAGCCACAAGAGTGTCAAGACCCTCAACCTAATGGATTTGTGTTTCAGTGGACCATAGTTAAAcaagtgtttttaatatttctttcttcCTATAGCTTCAGATCCGCCAGAGCTACTATGCTTCCGTTTCTTACATGGATTCCCAGATTGGGGAGCTGCTGGATGAAGTGGAGAACTTAGAACTCTTAAACAACACCGTTATTGTATTCGTCTCTGATCACGGTACACCAACTAAGACTTTGCTTGAAGCTATGTTTATTCATTACTTTTCACGTTCCTTAACGTTTCCTTGACGTCCCATAGGTTGGTCTTTAGGAGAGCATGGCGAATGGGCAAAGTACAGCAATTTTGATGTAACTACACGTGTGCCACTAATGTTTTATGTACCTGGAGTGACAAGCTCCCACCAACCCAGCTTTAAATACATAGACCCTTTTAGCAACGATTTAGGTCGCAAATATCCAGGTAAGCGAtggttcttttttcccccctaaagaaagatttatttttaaaagagaaCAGTAACAATAATGCTCTACTTCTTCCAGGTTGGGGTTTAAGCAATGTTTTGAAGCTACAGTCAAAGCTATATGTTCAACGTTGACATATGCTAatcatttataaaagaaaatgttgttgATTCCTTTGGTTTTGGGGTCAAATTGCAGCTTTATTCTGCTAAACCTACTTATTTTTGTGTAGGGAAGACAGTATTCAAGAGCTTCAAAGAATCAATATTTGATAGACTTGTGACTTTGCGTGATAAAACAAcaaatttaaattgtattaggGATATAAGATATACACTATGGGAGAACAGGTTGTTTTATTTCAGGTTATTTATGTCCTTACAAGGATGTATATATTCCTTTTCCTCAACAGGTGTATTGCGCAACGTTCCTGTGGAACTGGTGTCCTTGTTTCCAACCATTGCTGATCTTGCCAGACTTCCGGTGCCTCCAGTATGTCCTCAACGATCCTTTGATGTAGAACTGTGTACAGAAGGACACAGCATTGCCCGATACATCCACACACCAATACCTAAGGATGAAGACATTGCAAACGTTGCTGCCCACAGCAGTTATCCCAGACCTTCTGACAAACCCCAGCAGAATTCTGATTTGCCAGACCTTGAAAGCATAACAATAATGGGATATTCTTTAAGAACACTGGATTATAGGTATACAGTGTGGGTCGGTTACAACCCTGTTACATTTGAGGCTAATTTTACGGACATCCACGCAGAAGAACTTTATCTTGTCAAGACCGATCCAAATCAAGACAACAACTTATTTAATAAGTCAGCGTATTATGAGATTGCTAGAAAACGTTTTGGCTTCAAGCACTGATTACAAGTGTAAATGTGTGCTTCGGACGTAATATAACctttatacttttttcattATACTGGATAAATGTGCATTGCTTTCCAAACATTGTACCAGAatctgttttataaatatttatgtcttCTTGTCATAAGAATCaacttataattatatttaatttgaataTTATTATAGAAATTCAACACTTGATGGCAGCATTTCCCTTTCAAAATGTCACAATTACACCAGAATCCGTGCCATCGATGAAGGAAAgtgtattttcatgtttaaggACAAGCAACCAGTAATCTTAAAAATTCCATCCCGTTAACTTTTTATATTCCATATTTAGGGGTtgtttttctataaatgtaaataaataataaaaaatatattatgtaaacaCTGCTGGTTTGGTTTTCCACTaatccaaattttttttaaaaaaaaaaataagccaaggcaattttgttttgttttctgcta comes from the Spea bombifrons isolate aSpeBom1 chromosome 8, aSpeBom1.2.pri, whole genome shotgun sequence genome and includes:
- the IDS gene encoding iduronate 2-sulfatase, with translation MAALGACAVRLLILLLVSGYVTDGEAAPCRKRSLQQDPITGGMNVLLLIVDDLRTSLGCYGDGLVKSPNIDQLASQSVVFTNAYAQQAVCAPSRVSFLTGRRPNTTRLFDFNSYWRKHAGNYSTLPQYFKEHGYEALSVGKVFHPGISSNHSDDYPYSWSIRPYHPSSEMYENKKNCKGEDGKLHANLVCPVDVSEVPEGTLPDIQSTKEAIRLLRTVKKNNSSFFLAVGYHKPHIPFRFPKEFLKLYPIENVSLAPDPYIPKNLPLVAYNPWTDIRKREDVQALNISFPFGPIPKNFQLQIRQSYYASVSYMDSQIGELLDEVENLELLNNTVIVFVSDHGWSLGEHGEWAKYSNFDVTTRVPLMFYVPGVTSSHQPSFKYIDPFSNDLGRKYPGVLRNVPVELVSLFPTIADLARLPVPPVCPQRSFDVELCTEGHSIARYIHTPIPKDEDIANVAAHSSYPRPSDKPQQNSDLPDLESITIMGYSLRTLDYRYTVWVGYNPVTFEANFTDIHAEELYLVKTDPNQDNNLFNKSAYYEIARKRFGFKH